The Desulfobulbaceae bacterium genome window below encodes:
- a CDS encoding prepilin-type N-terminal cleavage/methylation domain-containing protein, whose protein sequence is MNTIQNKFKPPKRHSGYFSLNAGLSLVELIVTVAILGILASVAAPNILNWLPNLRLKNAARDVYSTFQKARLLAVKQNVTVRVRFDTTVNPGFYFIDIDNSGTVNQPDEYQMNLSAYGSGVNFGFPAGLVDWNGGAIATSVTFPGGPPRFCTYNSNGTSGAGTIYLVNSQASIVYAITTVTSGAVKMRKYNGILPFHKRNWIE, encoded by the coding sequence ATGAATACCATCCAAAACAAATTTAAGCCCCCGAAGAGGCATAGTGGCTACTTCTCACTCAACGCTGGGTTATCACTGGTTGAGCTTATTGTAACTGTTGCTATCTTAGGAATATTGGCCTCTGTTGCAGCGCCAAATATCCTCAATTGGCTACCAAATCTCCGTCTCAAAAATGCGGCTCGTGATGTCTATTCAACCTTTCAAAAGGCACGGCTCCTTGCCGTGAAACAAAATGTGACGGTCAGAGTACGATTCGATACTACAGTCAACCCAGGATTCTACTTTATTGATATCGACAATAGTGGCACTGTCAACCAACCAGACGAATATCAAATGAATTTATCAGCATATGGCAGCGGAGTTAATTTCGGTTTTCCTGCCGGACTCGTTGATTGGAATGGAGGTGCCATCGCCACCTCGGTTACTTTCCCAGGAGGACCTCCCCGTTTCTGTACTTATAATTCCAATGGCACATCCGGTGCCGGCACAATTTATTTAGTCAACAGCCAAGCTAGTATAGTTTATGCAATAACAACGGTAACCAGCGGAGCAGTTAAGATGAGGAAATATAACGGGATACTCCCGTTTCATAAAAGAAACTGGATCGAATAA
- a CDS encoding prepilin-type N-terminal cleavage/methylation domain-containing protein has product MTGYSRFIKETGSNNVNRISFTYRNQTGFTLVEIMITLAISGLVMGAVYTSFRSQQNTYVAQDQVVEAQQSVRAAMNMMTREIRMATYHPLTGTGGITTALTTQLIFATEINNLGTMQTIEYRLYDAYGDGDNDIGRAIDGGAIVPLAENIDALEFLYLDQDNNPTTNVSNIKTIQISILARASHPDQNFTNTFEYFPASCPQPAPPAAPNYTLVDGTNIELTLPAWDLNPGTPNNIAANDNFRRRLLITTVHLRN; this is encoded by the coding sequence ATAACGGGATACTCCCGTTTCATAAAAGAAACTGGATCGAATAACGTGAACAGAATCTCATTTACATATCGCAACCAAACCGGATTCACTCTAGTTGAGATAATGATCACCCTTGCTATTTCAGGTCTCGTCATGGGAGCTGTTTACACATCGTTTCGCTCTCAACAGAATACCTATGTTGCCCAAGATCAGGTTGTTGAAGCACAGCAAAGTGTCAGGGCAGCAATGAATATGATGACCAGAGAAATCAGAATGGCAACCTATCACCCACTCACTGGTACTGGCGGCATAACAACCGCGCTAACAACCCAACTTATTTTCGCGACAGAAATCAACAATCTCGGCACGATGCAAACGATTGAATACCGACTTTATGATGCCTATGGTGACGGAGACAATGATATCGGTCGGGCAATAGATGGTGGCGCGATTGTTCCCTTAGCAGAAAACATCGATGCTCTGGAATTTTTATATTTAGACCAAGATAACAATCCTACAACAAACGTATCAAATATTAAAACCATCCAAATCTCAATATTGGCTCGTGCGAGTCATCCTGATCAGAATTTCACAAATACATTCGAATACTTTCCCGCTTCATGCCCACAACCTGCGCCACCAGCTGCACCTAACTATACCCTGGTGGATGGCACAAACATCGAACTCACGCTACCAGCCTGGGACTTGAATCCTGGCACACCCAATAATATCGCAGCAAATGATAACTTTCGCCGCCGTTTATTAATTACAACGGTACACTTGCGCAATTAG
- a CDS encoding prepilin-type N-terminal cleavage/methylation domain-containing protein, whose protein sequence is MAPQLNTMANLLIKNNNGFTLIEVLVTITVLSIGILGAGAMQLSVLNGNAGSYDLTEATALALDQVENIIALDYNDPLFSDDNDTPYQRIGDQVVGGGLMIRTINSVGDNSVVSDNYTIFMDITDNVPAIDSKTIRVDVVWTEGDKLKTVSMNYIKTRY, encoded by the coding sequence ATGGCTCCGCAACTGAACACCATGGCAAATCTTCTAATCAAAAATAATAACGGCTTCACCCTGATTGAAGTCCTGGTGACCATTACTGTTTTATCCATTGGCATCCTTGGCGCTGGGGCAATGCAACTCTCCGTATTAAACGGTAACGCCGGGTCATACGACTTGACAGAGGCCACAGCCCTGGCCCTGGACCAAGTCGAAAACATTATTGCTTTAGATTATAATGATCCCCTCTTTTCAGATGACAATGACACTCCCTATCAAAGGATTGGCGATCAAGTAGTTGGTGGGGGCTTGATGATAAGAACCATTAACAGCGTAGGCGACAACTCGGTAGTTTCTGATAATTATACCATCTTTATGGATATCACAGACAATGTGCCGGCAATTGATTCAAAGACTATCCGAGTAGATGTTGTCTGGACAGAAGGGGACAAGCTGAAAACAGTATCCATGAATTACATCAAAACCAGGTACTAA